The following coding sequences lie in one Arabidopsis thaliana chromosome 3, partial sequence genomic window:
- the PRN gene encoding pirin (pirin (PRN); CONTAINS InterPro DOMAIN/s: Pirin, C-terminal (InterPro:IPR008778), Pirin (InterPro:IPR012093), Cupin, RmlC-type (InterPro:IPR011051), Pirin, N-terminal (InterPro:IPR003829); BEST Arabidopsis thaliana protein match is: RmlC-like cupins superfamily protein (TAIR:AT2G43120.1); Has 7400 Blast hits to 7400 proteins in 1466 species: Archae - 64; Bacteria - 4668; Metazoa - 71; Fungi - 217; Plants - 125; Viruses - 0; Other Eukaryotes - 2255 (source: NCBI BLink).) translates to MTYENNSVPRIVIKKVLAKLEKEGEGAVVRNGITKIDQKLLDPFVLLVEFSFSLSAGFPDHPHRGFESVTYMLQGGIIHKDPKGHKGTIQAGDVQWMTAGRGIIHSEFPEEEVNNGLQLWINLPSTEKMTEPKYKELSSLDIPRAEENGVEVKVIAGDSMGIKSPVYTRTPTMFLDFTLKPGSQTHQTVPESWTAFAYIIEGDEGVFGSLNSSAISAHHVVVFGPGDLVSVWNKSTSRSLRFLLIAGEPIGEPVVQCGPFVMNSQAEIDMAFDDYQNAKNGFEMAKC, encoded by the exons atgacgTATGAGAACAATAGTGTACCAAGAATTGTAATCAAGAAAGTTCTAGCAAAGCTTGAGAAGGAAGGTGAAGGAGCTGTCGTTAGAAATGGCATCACAAA GATTGACCAGAAGTTATTGGACCCGTTCGTGTTGCTAGTTGAATTTTCCT TTTCACTCTCAGCTGGATTCCCAGATCATCCTCACAGAG GTTTTGAAAGTGTTACATACATGCTACAGGGAGGTATCATTCACAAAGATCCTAAAGGTCATAAAGGTACAATTCAAGCCGGAGATGTTCag TGGATGACAGCAGGAAGAGGAATCATTCATTCCGAATTTccggaagaagaagtaaacaaTGGTTTACAGCTTTGGATCAATCTCCCTTCCACTGAAAAAAT GACTGAACCAAAATATAAGGAACTATCGAGTTTAGACATTCCTCGAGCAGAAGAAAACGGAGTTGAGGTCAAAGTCATAGCCGGAGATTCAATGGGAATCAAATCTCCAGTCTACACAAGAACACCAACAATGTTCCTTGACTTTACCCTCAAGCCAGGATCTCAAACCCACCAAACCGTTCCAGAATCATGGACCGCTTTCGCTTACATTATAGAAGGCGATGAAGGTGTTTTCGGTTCCTTGAACTCTTCCGCAATATCGGCCCACCATGTTGTTGTGTTTGGGCCAGGGGATTTAGTTAGCGTGTGGAACAAGTCAACTTCGAGGTCATTGAGGTTTTTGTTGATTGCAGGGGAACCTATCGGCGAGCCTGTGGTTCAGTGTGGTCCCTTTGTGATGAATTCACAGGCGGAGATCGATATGGCTTTTGATGACTATCAGAATGCTAAGAACGGGTTTGAAATGGCCAAGTGTTAG
- a CDS encoding RNI-like superfamily protein (RNI-like superfamily protein; CONTAINS InterPro DOMAIN/s: F-box domain, cyclin-like (InterPro:IPR001810), F-box domain, Skp2-like (InterPro:IPR022364), FBD-like (InterPro:IPR006566), Leucine-rich repeat 2 (InterPro:IPR013101); BEST Arabidopsis thaliana protein match is: F-box/RNI-like superfamily protein (TAIR:AT3G59210.4); Has 1688 Blast hits to 1636 proteins in 25 species: Archae - 0; Bacteria - 0; Metazoa - 0; Fungi - 0; Plants - 1688; Viruses - 0; Other Eukaryotes - 0 (source: NCBI BLink).) — protein MNSKKLNIGPKDIINSLPEALIYHILSFLSTKEAAITSLLSRKWRYFFAFVPNLDFDDPVRMQPDMGNQEETEIHTSFMDFVDRVLALRGNSHVNKFSLKCGNGVDGVGVTRWILNTLELSVSELDLSIASDTTYLFPSKVFVSKSLVRLRIEARNGLAFGSLVIDVGDVSLPKLKTLYLDSVELDYQIICLAKLLSGCHVLEELVMIDVVWNFWESCSASIPTLKRLTFFTEEGWNNPPPSVTFDNPALVYFEYTDTVALKYEKVNFDSLVEARLGLRVGYEESENPIQVPFGFPFPLIEYAMVGDATDLLMGIRNVQVLYLYASTVEVLTFRCKAIPIFNNLTRLTIESNTKVGWDSLPNLLKNCPNLKTLVFQGLLHKATDRCGDMCPCKPPENIHTCLSSSPVKVLEILKFGEINDKTELEQTKHFLELMPHLEQLNIYYDTSVDDNLVKVSKQLQEIPGVASAKCKVQVISDNLTLSVTLPSSSSI, from the exons ATGAATTCGAAAAAGTTGAATATTGGTCCCAAAGATATAATCAACAGTCTACCAGAAGCTCTTATTTACCACATATTGTCGTTCCTTTCAACTAAAGAAGCTGCTATAACATCGCTTCTCTCGAGAAAATGGCGGTATTTCTTTGCTTTCGTACCCaatcttgattttgatgatcCGGTACGTATGCAACCTGATATGGGTAACCAAGAAGAGACTGAGATTCATACGAGTTTTATGGATTTCGTGGATAGAGTACTGGCTTTGAGGGGAAATTCCCATGTAAACAAATTCTCTTTAAAGTGTGGAAATGGTGTTGACGGTGTTGGTGTCACGCGTTGGATATTGAATACGTTGGAGCTTAGTGTATCGGAACTTGATTTAAGCATTGCATCAGATACGACTTATCTGTTTCCTTCAAAAGTATTTGTGAGCAAGTCACTGGTTAGGCTGAGAATAGAGGCTAGAAATGGTCTCGCCTTTGGAAGTCTCGTCATTGACGTGGGAGATGTTTCCCTTCCAAAGCTCAAGACTCTCTATCTTGATTCGGTTGAGTTAGATTACCAGATAATTTGTTTGGCTAAGCTTCTTTCTGGTTGTCATGTGCTTGAGGAATTAGTTATGATTGATGTGGTGTGGAATTTTTGGGAGTCTTGCTCTGCGTCTATCCCAACCCTCAAGAGACTAACGTTTTTTACCGAGGAGGGTTGGAACAACCCACCACCGAGTGTCACATTTGATAATCCGGCTCTTGTCTACTTTGAATATACCGATACTGTTGCATTAAAGTATGAAAAAGTGAATTTCGATTCGCTTGTTGAAGCTAGGCTCGGTCTTCGAGTGGGATATGAAGAGTCAGAAAATCCAATACAAGTCCCTTTTGGCTTCCCCTTCCCACTTATAGAATATGCTATGGTCGGTGATGCAACTGATCTACTTATGGGAATACGCAATGTTCAGGTTCTTTACTTATATGCGAGCACTGTTGAG gtACTTACATTCCGCTGCAAAGCAATACCGATATTCAACAACCTGACTCGTTTAACCATTGAAAGTAACACAAAAGTTGGATGGGATTCATTGCCGAATCTGCTCAAGAATTGTCCAAATCTAAAAACCCTCGTCTTCCAA GGACTCCTCCACAAAGCTACGGATAGATGTGGAGACATGTGCCCGTGCAAACCTCCGGAGAATATTCATACTTGCCTATCATCAAGTCCGGTGAAGGTTCTAGAGATATTGAAGTTTGGGGAAATTAATGACAAGACAGAATTAGAGCAAACCAAGCACTTCTTGGAGTTAATGCCGCATCTTGAACAGCTCAATATATACTACGATACATCAGTTGACGATAACCTTGTTAAAGTATCCAAGCAACTTCAGGAAATTCCTGGAGTAGCTTCAGCAAAGTGCAAGGTCCAAGTAATCTCCGATAACCTCACCTTGTCAGTTACTTTACCCTCTTCCTCATCGATTTAA
- a CDS encoding RNI-like superfamily protein (RNI-like superfamily protein; CONTAINS InterPro DOMAIN/s: FBD (InterPro:IPR013596), FBD-like (InterPro:IPR006566), Leucine-rich repeat 2 (InterPro:IPR013101); BEST Arabidopsis thaliana protein match is: F-box/RNI-like superfamily protein (TAIR:AT3G49150.1); Has 1728 Blast hits to 1678 proteins in 25 species: Archae - 0; Bacteria - 0; Metazoa - 0; Fungi - 0; Plants - 1728; Viruses - 0; Other Eukaryotes - 0 (source: NCBI BLink).): MDDICCKDIISDLPEALICHLLSFVPTKEAALTSLLSEKWRYLFAFAPILDFDDSVWMQSPLVYMNEVHRKFMDFVDRVLGLQGNSTLVRFSLNCRNGIDRECIFRWISNVIERGVSDLDLGGNFVSNRSMPSSVFVSKSLVKLRIRTENCTIIDLEDVFLPKLKTLDLSSIWFRDGDTCLLKLISGCQVLEDLTMSDLWWDGYWNRSMSSKTLKRLTVHCSDWDRSPGSISFDTPNLVYFEYFDLVADKYEVVNFDSLVEASIGLRMRHHQRAHASYGDLVVNATNLFMGISNVRILQLFSNALEVLTFCCAPIPVFKKLIHLTVETDKDVGWESLPALLKNCPNLETLVFKGLHHRSTSKCQDTDGCLCKSSKDIRSCLSSSPVKVLKILKFGEVASYFGDEEKQLELVKYFLETMPNLEQMILHYNTRISEGVKSQLDWLVPRVSSSKCSVQLICDNAPTYPFYGGIICDNFITPAPTYPFFGDPLHGMVIPYMGDQPHFI, from the exons ATGGATGATATATGTTGCAAAGATATAATCAGCGATCTACCAGAAGCTCTTATTTGCCACTTACTGTCCTTCGTTCCCACAAAAGAAGCTGCTTTAACATCACTTCTCTCCGAAAAATGGCGTTATCTCTTTGCTTTTGCACCAATTCTTGATTTCGATGATTCGGTATGGATGCAAAGTCCATTGGTTTACATGAATGAGGTTCATAGAAAGTTCATGGATTTCGTGGATAGAGTATTGGGTTTGCAGGGTAATTCCACTCTAGTTAGGTTCTCACTCAACTGTCGAAATGGTATTGATCGAGAATGCATCTTTAGATGGATATCAAATGTGATAGAACGTGGAGTATCGGATCTTGATTTAGGCggtaattttgtttcaaatcgTTCTATGCCTTCAAGTGTCTTTGTGAGCAAGTCACTTGTTAAGCTGAGAATACGAACTGAAAATTGTACCATCATTGATTTGGAAGATGTTTTTCTTCCAAAGCTTAAGACTCTCGATCTTAGTAGTATTTGGTTTCGAGACGGTGATACTTGCCTTCTCAAGCTCATTTCTGGATGTCAAGTCCTTGAGGATTTAACTATGAGTGATCTATGGTGGGATGGTTATTGGAACCGCTCTATGTCTTCCAAAACCCTCAAGAGACTAACGGTACATTGTTCAGACTGGGATAGAAGTCCGGGTAGTATTTCATTTGACACGCCAAATCTTGTCTACTTTGAATACTTTGATCTCGTTGCGGACAAGTATGAAGTAGTGAATTTCGACTCACTTGTTGAAGCTAGTATCGGTCTTCGAATGAGACATCATCAGCGTGCACATGCAAGCTATGGAGATTTGGTCGTAAATGCAACCAATCTTTTTATGGGGATAAGCAATGTTCGGATCCTTCAATTGTTTTCTAACGCTCTTGAG GTGCTTACTTTCTGTTGTGCACCAATACCGGTATTCAAAAAGCTGATCCACTTAACTGTTGAGACTGACAAAGATGTAGGATGGGAATCATTGCCGGCTCTACTCAAGAACTGTCCAAATCTAGAAACCCTTGTCTTCAAA GGACTCCATCACAGATCTACAAGTAAATGTCAGGACACTGACGGGTGTCTATGCAAGTCTTCAAAGGACATTCGTAGTTGCCTATCATCAAGTCCGGTGAAGGTTCTGAAGATACTCAAGTTTGGCGAAGTTGCTTCTTACTTTGGTGACGAGGAAAAGCAGCTGGAGTTAGTCAAGTATTTCCTGGAGACAATGCCGAATCTTGAACAAATGATATTGCACTACAATACACGAATTAGTGAAGGTGTGAAAAGTCAACTTGACTGGCTAGTTCCTAGAGTATCTTCATCCAAGTGTAGTGTCCAACTAATCTGTGATAACGCACCAACTTATCCTTTCTATGGTGGTATCATCTGTGATAACTTCATCACACCAGCACCAACTTATCCTTTCTTTGGTGATCCCCTACATGGGATGGTGATCCCCTACATGGGAGATCAGCCTCATTTTATCTAA
- a CDS encoding pirin carboxy-terminal region protein: MLKKNQNPSYTVNLKAIEGNRSVNELVDQYGPFVMNPQVEIDMTIEDIHNVKDGFANGQWLV, translated from the exons ATGTtaaagaagaaccaaaaccCCTCGTATACTG TCAACCTCAAAGCCATTGAG GGGAACCGATCGGTAAACGAACTTGTGGATCAGTATGGTCCGTTTGTGATGAATCCGCAGGTGGAGATTGATATGACTATTGAGGACATTCACAATGTTAAGGACGGGTTTGCAAATGGCCAA tGGCTTGTATAA